In Solea senegalensis isolate Sse05_10M linkage group LG6, IFAPA_SoseM_1, whole genome shotgun sequence, one genomic interval encodes:
- the sorbs2a gene encoding sorbin and SH3 domain-containing protein 2 isoform X7: protein MNTDSGGYATKIVALSLTLSPMKRVQSSPNLATGSDSHSSDLDSWRSRSVTDGLKNGDASSSSLAAKGFRSVRPNLQDKKSPTQGPPSPNPTAQHSPYHCHSSESLDYLSGLIPKALSPTPYVPSGVGSTAGAVSVSVGGYVSPPASRVTVSALSHYSSSTVGLLDELQICSLDSPDASPTPSPTLSHVSTCTSTAGPDDVLTTSVASTAAAATVTNGQVLCHAMNGNASHPQRPLSPPSYPPPPASLHTGLQRRSRSSEGSESVTRESVVSGQTSISSTVPIACFSEEEKKVSIIKAPHYEGIGPVDESGIPIAIRTQTVDRPKDWYKTMFKQIHKVHKADDDYSDTYNATYAVINNEDHILSSNTTMAHPAPRTHTYRPLSKSPSDNGGHLGPREPSPSPVPPPPLPMPSLLQLRARDSDRGKDPPDMNEWGPPDRKVDTRKYRAEPKSIFEYEPGKSSILEHERPTYDDIDLENEPWYKFFSELEFGRPPPKKRLDYNPDISARQLIESSLRIVPAEKALERPASAASDYRKRRKSEPSSSQVNAQSQSRAATSPKPVDAYRPSSSLKKPVIRSSPSSPSKAKGGDACNMYSNSLTSPGSYQGSCTPPASSDSVHLLEDGSSSSKQSVCCKNSWQTKQQDPETWTSVEEVPPSAGKLKSRSCDDLLSDGHSGSVGRNATRSESAGSLVCDGNPSGSTASNSTCSLPRLHRRLTHESPGFLKLYRKMHQIDRAQLIPSDVIRSVRARILELERQPHLHLHRLSPWTPSWGVEVPQDMVPNRISTYENLIQKSKSMPNLGDGEMPSGTTTPGDSSSRASSGGGGTPSFPKRRFSIESLLEEDNNGNSSTVPHSMDHLHRPRSPPEGRPRGPEPNHGRAFPAPPVPQSLQANPDYSDSEQDAVASDLSDFIQVEGSSFCSESDFDHCSLTSSESLYGSSTLHHHLRHHHHHHHHHHTGHQNVGQSQGYQHRHLISSCKGRCPASYTRFTTMLRHERERARQELQRPSKQSNQSKIQSSHSQEAMSKLAFLVSPVPFRRKKGSPPTSRRVSGGGGRGSRPKSKQAIYEALDAALRDIYEHIQAERGHRGTRAPDDSILRRILAELLPNVPERSSSLRGRRGCWYGGHSSASLYPDGSPTGCASYREDPSTPRLQSPISACYGRHLDTTNNHEYGEEQGNGNGLCFSDQDVSRSYSTMESTIHTPAPRRPTPDREKQPARAIYDFKAQTAKELTFKKGDAVNIIRQIDNNWYEGEHRGRVGIFPISYVEKMPSAEKQQPIRPPPPAHVREIGEAVARYNFNADTNVELSLRKGEKVIVIRQVDQNWYEGKIPDTTKQGIFPVSYVDIMKRSPSKSSTHHTDSRGHPGIRTPSSTPVKPFYHLPPSTTTCDFPSPLPSLRKPDLQTITTTSTRCTARRRRPIPGLVQLHASQRGRAGAEGERHRRCDGEM, encoded by the exons ATGAATACAG ATAGCGGAGGATACGCTACCAAAATTGTGGCCttgtcactcacactctctcccaTGAAGAGGGTCCAGAGCTCACCAAATCTAGCCACAG GGAGTGATTCTCACTCATCAGATTTGG ATTCTTGGCGGTCACGCAGTGTCACAGATGGCCTTAAGAATGGAGATGCCAGCAGCTCGTCTCTTGCTGCCAAAGGCTTCAGGAGTGTCAGGCCCAACCTGCAGGACAAAAAGTCACCGACACAG GGGCCTCCATCCCCCAACCCTACAGCACAGCACTCCCCTTACCACTGCCACAGCTCAGAATCACTCGACTACCTGTCAGGCCTAATTCCCAAGGCCCTATCACCCACCCCTTATGTTCCTAGTGGAGTTGGTAGCACAGCTGGCGCGGTCAGTGTGAGCGTCGGTGGCTACGTGTCACCCCCGGCATCCCGCGTGACAGTGTCTGCTCTCAGCCACTACTCGTCCTCCACGGTGGGTCTGCTGGACGAGCTGCAGATCTGTAGTCTGGACTCGCCTGACGCCTCACCCACGCCGTCGCCCACCCTCAGCCATGTTTCTACGTGCACGTCCACCGCTGGCCCCGATGATGTGCTAACGACCTCTGTGGCCTCCACTGCTGCCGCAGCCACTGTCACTAAT GGTCAGGTCCTCTGTCACGCTATGAATGGAAATGCTAGCCATCCACAGAGACCCCTCTCTCCCCCGTCGTATCCTCCTCCCCCTGCCTCACTCCACACTGGGCTGCAAAGACGCAGCAGGAGTTCAG AGGGCAGCGAGTCTGTCACCAGAGAGTCTGTGGTGTCGGGCCAAACCAGTATCAGCAGCACTGTGCCCATTGCCTGCTtctcagaagaagaaaaaaaggtttccaTAATCAAAGCCCCTCATTATGAAGGCATTGGCCCAGTGGACGAGTCTGGCATCCCTATTGCCATCCGCACG CAGACGGTGGACAGACCCAAGGATTGGTATAAAACTATGTTCAAACAGATCCACAAGGTTCACAAAGCAG ATGATGACTATTCAGACACATACAATGCCACATATGCCGTCATAAACAATG AAGACCACATCCTGTCATCAAACACAACTATGGCCCACCCTGCTCCGCGCACACATACGTACAGGCCGCTATCCAAGAGCCCCTCAGACAACGGAGGGCATCTGGGGCCTCGAGAGCCTTCCCCGTCCCCTGTACCCCCTCCACCTCTACCCATGCCATCTTTACTGCAGCTGAGGGCCAGGGATAGTGACCGTGGGAAAGACCCACCAGACAT GAATGAATGGGGTCCTCCCGACAGAAAAGTGGACACACGAAAGTATCGCGCAGAGCCCAAGAGTATTTTTGAGTATGAGCCTGGAAAGTCTTCTATTTTGGAACATGAAAGACCA ACCTATGATGACATAGATTTAGAGAACGAGCCTTGGTATAAGTTCTTTTCCGAGCTGGAGTTTGGGCGGCCG CCTCCTAAAAAACGCCTGGATTATAATCCAGACATCTCCGCCCGCCAGCTCATTGAG TCCTCCCTGCGCATCGTTCCTGCTGAGAAGGCTCTGGAGAGACCTGCGAG TGCTGCCAGTGACTACAGGAAGAGAAGGAAGTCGGAGCCTTCAAGTTCTCAAGTGAACGCTCAGTCTCAGAGCAGAGCTGCAACCTCCCCAAAACCAGTGGATGCCTACAGACCCAGCAGCAGCCTAAAGAAGCCTGTCATTCGTTCCTCACCATCATCACCTTCCAAAGCCAAAG GTGGGGACGCATGCAACATGTATTCAAACAGTTTGACCTCCCCAGGTTCTTATCAAGGCTCCTGTACACCTCCTGCTTCCTCTGACTCTGTTCATCTCCTTGAGGATGGCAGCTCGTCCTCCAAGCAGTCTGTCTGTTGTAAGAACAGttggcaaacaaaacaacaggatCCTGAGACATGGACCAGTGTTGAGGAGGTGCCGCCCTCTGCTGGCAAACTCAAGTCACGCAGCTGTGATGATTTACTCAGCGACGGGCATTCGGGTTCAGTTGGTCGCAATGCCACCCGTTCAGAAAGTGCTGGGTCACTGGTGTGTGATGGGAATCCCTCAGGTTCAACTGCATCCAATTCCACTTGCTCACTGCCACGACTCCACCGGCGACTGACACATGAATCACCAGGCTTTCTTAAGCTCTATCGCAAAATGCACCAGATTGACCGAGCACAGCTCATCCCATCTGATGTCATCCGCTCAGTCCGTGCTCGCATTCTGGAACTAGAGCGTCAGCCTCATCTGCACCTTCATCGCCTTTCTCCTTGGACACCTTCTTGGGGCGTGGAGGTGCCACAAGATATGGTGCCAAACCGCATTTCTACATATGAGAACCTTATTCAGAAATCAAAATCCATGCCCAACTTGGGTGATGGTGAGATGCCTTCAGGCACTACTACACCGGGTGACTCTTCATCACGAGccagcagtggtggtggtggcacaCCAAGTTTTCCGAAACGTCGTTTTTCCATAGAATCTTTACTAGAGGAAGACAATAACGGCAACAGTAGTACAGTACCTCACTCCATGGATCACTTACATCGACCCCGTAGCCCACCTGAGGGCCGACCTCGTGGGCCAGAACCTAACCATGGCCGGGCCTTTCCTGCTCCCCCTGTCCCGCAAAGCCTTCAAGCCAACCCAGACTACTCTGACAGTGAACAAGACGCTGTTGCGTCAGACCTGAGTGACTTTATCCAGGTGGAGGGCTCCTCATTTTGTAGTGAGAGTGACTTTGACCATTGCTCGCTAACCTCCTCTGAGAGCTTGTACGGCTCGTCCACCCTACACCACCACCTCcgtcatcaccaccaccaccatcaccaccaccacactggTCACCAAAATGTAGGCCAGAGCCAGGGCTACCAACACCGGCACCTCATCAGTAGCTGTAAAGGCCGCTGCCCGGCTTCTTACACTCGTTTCACAACCATGCTCCGCCATGAGAGAGAACGGGCCCGGCAGGAGCTCCAGAGACCCTCAAAACAGAGCAACCAGTCAAAAATCCAAAGCTCACACTCCCAGGAAGCAATGTCCAAGCTGGCCTTCCTGGTCAGCCCAGTGCCTTTCCGCAGGAAAAAGGGCTCACCACCTACCTCCAGAAGAGTCAGTGGTGGTGGAGGTCGAGGTAGCAGGCCTAAGTCCAAACAGGCTATTTATGAAGCACTAGATGCAGCCTTGAGAGACATTTATGAGCACATTCAAGCAGAACGAGGCCACAGAGGCACTAGGGCACCTGACGATAGCATCCTGAGGCGAATACTGGCAGAACTACTGCCAAATGTGCCTGAACGAAGCTCCTCACTGCGGGGGAGGAGGGGCTGTTGGTACGGGGGTCACTCCTCTGCATCATTGTACCCAGATGGTAGCCCCACTGGGTGTGCCTCTTACAGAGAGGATCCATCCACACCACGGCTACAGTCACCAATCAGTGCCTGTTATGGACGCCATTTGGACACCACAAACAATCACGAATATGGAGAGGAGCAGGGCAATGGAAATGGTCTCTGTTTTTCAG ACCAGGATGTCTCCAGGAGTTATTCCACCATGGAATCCACCATCCACACACCTGCACCTAGAAGACCTACTCCTGACAGAGAG AAACAGCCTGCAAGAGCCATTTATGATTTTAAGGCACAAACGGCGAA GgagctgacatttaaaaaaggtgACGCAGTAAACATCATCAGACAGATAGATAACAACTGGTATGAAGGAGAGCACCGTGGACGGGTGGGGATATTCCCCATATCATATGTAGAG AAAATGCCATctgcagagaagcagcagccaATCCGCCCTCCTCCGCCAGCACACGTCAGAGAGATCGGAGAGGCGGTGGCTCGGTACAACTTCAATGCTGACACTAATGTGGAGCTGTCGCTCAGAAAG GGTGAGAAAGTAATTGTAATAAGGCAGGTGGATCAGAACTGGTACGAGGGCAAGATCCCAGACACAACTAAACAGGGCATCTTTCCCGTGTCCTACGTTGACATCATGAAGCGCTCCCCGTCCAAGAGCTCCACCCACCACACAGACTCACGTGGTCACCCTGGCATCAGGACTCCAAGCAGTACGCCCGTCAAG CCTTTCTACCATCTACCTCCATCAACCACCACATGTGActtcccctcccctctcccctcgTTGAGAAAGCCTGACCTGCAAACTATCACCA cGACTAGTACAAGATGCACTGCAAGGCGGAGGAGACCC ATACCAGGTCTTGTACAACTACATGCCTCGCAACGAGGACGAGCTGGAGCTGAGGGAGAGCGACATCGTCGATGTGATGGAGAAATGTGA
- the sorbs2a gene encoding sorbin and SH3 domain-containing protein 2 isoform X5, translating to MNTGSDSHSSDLDSWRSRSVTDGLKNGDASSSSLAAKGFRSVRPNLQDKKSPTQDFVHIPLPPPRRESFHFSPTGSNPPDYSSLVALANDSGSGMLTFTQNEKAVLKETYTINSTSSYSYSETSANPVQQTQQHTVPNDSSNCNMSSTSDQQVQERKVSSLKLTPVTIPDPPAHVYSNPDPQTKTQTASSPPPQPKRTTTLSQPLKQTASVSVHLDPKNLKCPEPQPRTVEPKLPDQGPYQTPGAATSQVEMTKPPPAVPPRPSPSELLGPPSPNPTAQHSPYHCHSSESLDYLSGLIPKALSPTPYVPSGVGSTAGAVSVSVGGYVSPPASRVTVSALSHYSSSTVGLLDELQICSLDSPDASPTPSPTLSHVSTCTSTAGPDDVLTTSVASTAAAATVTNGQVLCHAMNGNASHPQRPLSPPSYPPPPASLHTGLQRRSRSSEGSESVTRESVVSGQTSISSTVPIACFSEEEKKVSIIKAPHYEGIGPVDESGIPIAIRTQTVDRPKDWYKTMFKQIHKVHKADDDYSDTYNATYAVINNEDHILSSNTTMAHPAPRTHTYRPLSKSPSDNGGHLGPREPSPSPVPPPPLPMPSLLQLRARDSDRGKDPPDMNEWGPPDRKVDTRKYRAEPKSIFEYEPGKSSILEHERPTYDDIDLENEPWYKFFSELEFGRPPPKKRLDYNPDISARQLIESSLRIVPAEKALERPASAASDYRKRRKSEPSSSQVNAQSQSRAATSPKPVDAYRPSSSLKKPVIRSSPSSPSKAKGGDACNMYSNSLTSPGSYQGSCTPPASSDSVHLLEDGSSSSKQSVCCKNSWQTKQQDPETWTSVEEVPPSAGKLKSRSCDDLLSDGHSGSVGRNATRSESAGSLVCDGNPSGSTASNSTCSLPRLHRRLTHESPGFLKLYRKMHQIDRAQLIPSDVIRSVRARILELERQPHLHLHRLSPWTPSWGVEVPQDMVPNRISTYENLIQKSKSMPNLGDGEMPSGTTTPGDSSSRASSGGGGTPSFPKRRFSIESLLEEDNNGNSSTVPHSMDHLHRPRSPPEGRPRGPEPNHGRAFPAPPVPQSLQANPDYSDSEQDAVASDLSDFIQVEGSSFCSESDFDHCSLTSSESLYGSSTLHHHLRHHHHHHHHHHTGHQNVGQSQGYQHRHLISSCKGRCPASYTRFTTMLRHERERARQELQRPSKQSNQSKIQSSHSQEAMSKLAFLVSPVPFRRKKGSPPTSRRVSGGGGRGSRPKSKQAIYEALDAALRDIYEHIQAERGHRGTRAPDDSILRRILAELLPNVPERSSSLRGRRGCWYGGHSSASLYPDGSPTGCASYREDPSTPRLQSPISACYGRHLDTTNNHEYGEEQGNGNGLCFSDQDVSRSYSTMESTIHTPAPRRPTPDREKQPARAIYDFKAQTAKELTFKKGDAVNIIRQIDNNWYEGEHRGRVGIFPISYVEKMPSAEKQQPIRPPPPAHVREIGEAVARYNFNADTNVELSLRKGEKVIVIRQVDQNWYEGKIPDTTKQGIFPVSYVDIMKRSPSKSSTHHTDSRGHPGIRTPSSTPVKPFYHLPPSTTTCDFPSPLPSLRKPDLQTITTTSTRCTARRRRPIPGLVQLHASQRGRAGAEGERHRRCDGEM from the exons ATGAATACAG GGAGTGATTCTCACTCATCAGATTTGG ATTCTTGGCGGTCACGCAGTGTCACAGATGGCCTTAAGAATGGAGATGCCAGCAGCTCGTCTCTTGCTGCCAAAGGCTTCAGGAGTGTCAGGCCCAACCTGCAGGACAAAAAGTCACCGACACAG GatttcgttcacataccattgccaCCCCCCAGGAGAGAGAGTTTCCACTTCTCGCCCACTGGCTCTAATCCACCAGACTATAGCTCCCTCGTTGCTCTGGCTAATGATTCTGGCTCTGGAATGCTAACGTTCACTCAGAATGAGAAGGCAGTTTTGAAAGAGACGTACACCATTAATAGCACCTCCTCTTACTCTTACTCAGAGACCAGTGCAAACCCAGTCCAGCAGACACAGCAGCACACTGTCCCGAATGATAGTAGCAACTGTAACATGTCTTCCACCTCAGATCAACAAGTCCAGGAGCGTAAAGTGTCTTCACTCAAACTAACTCCGGTCACCATCCCTGACCCTCCTGCTCACGTCTACTCTAACCCAGATCCCCAAACTAAGACCCAAACTGCTAGTTCACCTCCACCACAACCCAAAAGGACTACCACTCTCTCTCAGCCTCTGAAACAGACGGCCTCAGTTTCTGTCCATTTGGACCCCAAGAATCTGAAATGTCCAGAGCCTCAACCTCGCACAGTGGAACCCAAGCTCCCAGATCAAGGCCCATATCAAACTCCAGGTGCTGCTACATCCCAGGTGGAGATGACAAagcctcctcctgctgttcCACCAAGACCATCTCCTTCGGAACTGTTG GGGCCTCCATCCCCCAACCCTACAGCACAGCACTCCCCTTACCACTGCCACAGCTCAGAATCACTCGACTACCTGTCAGGCCTAATTCCCAAGGCCCTATCACCCACCCCTTATGTTCCTAGTGGAGTTGGTAGCACAGCTGGCGCGGTCAGTGTGAGCGTCGGTGGCTACGTGTCACCCCCGGCATCCCGCGTGACAGTGTCTGCTCTCAGCCACTACTCGTCCTCCACGGTGGGTCTGCTGGACGAGCTGCAGATCTGTAGTCTGGACTCGCCTGACGCCTCACCCACGCCGTCGCCCACCCTCAGCCATGTTTCTACGTGCACGTCCACCGCTGGCCCCGATGATGTGCTAACGACCTCTGTGGCCTCCACTGCTGCCGCAGCCACTGTCACTAAT GGTCAGGTCCTCTGTCACGCTATGAATGGAAATGCTAGCCATCCACAGAGACCCCTCTCTCCCCCGTCGTATCCTCCTCCCCCTGCCTCACTCCACACTGGGCTGCAAAGACGCAGCAGGAGTTCAG AGGGCAGCGAGTCTGTCACCAGAGAGTCTGTGGTGTCGGGCCAAACCAGTATCAGCAGCACTGTGCCCATTGCCTGCTtctcagaagaagaaaaaaaggtttccaTAATCAAAGCCCCTCATTATGAAGGCATTGGCCCAGTGGACGAGTCTGGCATCCCTATTGCCATCCGCACG CAGACGGTGGACAGACCCAAGGATTGGTATAAAACTATGTTCAAACAGATCCACAAGGTTCACAAAGCAG ATGATGACTATTCAGACACATACAATGCCACATATGCCGTCATAAACAATG AAGACCACATCCTGTCATCAAACACAACTATGGCCCACCCTGCTCCGCGCACACATACGTACAGGCCGCTATCCAAGAGCCCCTCAGACAACGGAGGGCATCTGGGGCCTCGAGAGCCTTCCCCGTCCCCTGTACCCCCTCCACCTCTACCCATGCCATCTTTACTGCAGCTGAGGGCCAGGGATAGTGACCGTGGGAAAGACCCACCAGACAT GAATGAATGGGGTCCTCCCGACAGAAAAGTGGACACACGAAAGTATCGCGCAGAGCCCAAGAGTATTTTTGAGTATGAGCCTGGAAAGTCTTCTATTTTGGAACATGAAAGACCA ACCTATGATGACATAGATTTAGAGAACGAGCCTTGGTATAAGTTCTTTTCCGAGCTGGAGTTTGGGCGGCCG CCTCCTAAAAAACGCCTGGATTATAATCCAGACATCTCCGCCCGCCAGCTCATTGAG TCCTCCCTGCGCATCGTTCCTGCTGAGAAGGCTCTGGAGAGACCTGCGAG TGCTGCCAGTGACTACAGGAAGAGAAGGAAGTCGGAGCCTTCAAGTTCTCAAGTGAACGCTCAGTCTCAGAGCAGAGCTGCAACCTCCCCAAAACCAGTGGATGCCTACAGACCCAGCAGCAGCCTAAAGAAGCCTGTCATTCGTTCCTCACCATCATCACCTTCCAAAGCCAAAG GTGGGGACGCATGCAACATGTATTCAAACAGTTTGACCTCCCCAGGTTCTTATCAAGGCTCCTGTACACCTCCTGCTTCCTCTGACTCTGTTCATCTCCTTGAGGATGGCAGCTCGTCCTCCAAGCAGTCTGTCTGTTGTAAGAACAGttggcaaacaaaacaacaggatCCTGAGACATGGACCAGTGTTGAGGAGGTGCCGCCCTCTGCTGGCAAACTCAAGTCACGCAGCTGTGATGATTTACTCAGCGACGGGCATTCGGGTTCAGTTGGTCGCAATGCCACCCGTTCAGAAAGTGCTGGGTCACTGGTGTGTGATGGGAATCCCTCAGGTTCAACTGCATCCAATTCCACTTGCTCACTGCCACGACTCCACCGGCGACTGACACATGAATCACCAGGCTTTCTTAAGCTCTATCGCAAAATGCACCAGATTGACCGAGCACAGCTCATCCCATCTGATGTCATCCGCTCAGTCCGTGCTCGCATTCTGGAACTAGAGCGTCAGCCTCATCTGCACCTTCATCGCCTTTCTCCTTGGACACCTTCTTGGGGCGTGGAGGTGCCACAAGATATGGTGCCAAACCGCATTTCTACATATGAGAACCTTATTCAGAAATCAAAATCCATGCCCAACTTGGGTGATGGTGAGATGCCTTCAGGCACTACTACACCGGGTGACTCTTCATCACGAGccagcagtggtggtggtggcacaCCAAGTTTTCCGAAACGTCGTTTTTCCATAGAATCTTTACTAGAGGAAGACAATAACGGCAACAGTAGTACAGTACCTCACTCCATGGATCACTTACATCGACCCCGTAGCCCACCTGAGGGCCGACCTCGTGGGCCAGAACCTAACCATGGCCGGGCCTTTCCTGCTCCCCCTGTCCCGCAAAGCCTTCAAGCCAACCCAGACTACTCTGACAGTGAACAAGACGCTGTTGCGTCAGACCTGAGTGACTTTATCCAGGTGGAGGGCTCCTCATTTTGTAGTGAGAGTGACTTTGACCATTGCTCGCTAACCTCCTCTGAGAGCTTGTACGGCTCGTCCACCCTACACCACCACCTCcgtcatcaccaccaccaccatcaccaccaccacactggTCACCAAAATGTAGGCCAGAGCCAGGGCTACCAACACCGGCACCTCATCAGTAGCTGTAAAGGCCGCTGCCCGGCTTCTTACACTCGTTTCACAACCATGCTCCGCCATGAGAGAGAACGGGCCCGGCAGGAGCTCCAGAGACCCTCAAAACAGAGCAACCAGTCAAAAATCCAAAGCTCACACTCCCAGGAAGCAATGTCCAAGCTGGCCTTCCTGGTCAGCCCAGTGCCTTTCCGCAGGAAAAAGGGCTCACCACCTACCTCCAGAAGAGTCAGTGGTGGTGGAGGTCGAGGTAGCAGGCCTAAGTCCAAACAGGCTATTTATGAAGCACTAGATGCAGCCTTGAGAGACATTTATGAGCACATTCAAGCAGAACGAGGCCACAGAGGCACTAGGGCACCTGACGATAGCATCCTGAGGCGAATACTGGCAGAACTACTGCCAAATGTGCCTGAACGAAGCTCCTCACTGCGGGGGAGGAGGGGCTGTTGGTACGGGGGTCACTCCTCTGCATCATTGTACCCAGATGGTAGCCCCACTGGGTGTGCCTCTTACAGAGAGGATCCATCCACACCACGGCTACAGTCACCAATCAGTGCCTGTTATGGACGCCATTTGGACACCACAAACAATCACGAATATGGAGAGGAGCAGGGCAATGGAAATGGTCTCTGTTTTTCAG ACCAGGATGTCTCCAGGAGTTATTCCACCATGGAATCCACCATCCACACACCTGCACCTAGAAGACCTACTCCTGACAGAGAG AAACAGCCTGCAAGAGCCATTTATGATTTTAAGGCACAAACGGCGAA GgagctgacatttaaaaaaggtgACGCAGTAAACATCATCAGACAGATAGATAACAACTGGTATGAAGGAGAGCACCGTGGACGGGTGGGGATATTCCCCATATCATATGTAGAG AAAATGCCATctgcagagaagcagcagccaATCCGCCCTCCTCCGCCAGCACACGTCAGAGAGATCGGAGAGGCGGTGGCTCGGTACAACTTCAATGCTGACACTAATGTGGAGCTGTCGCTCAGAAAG GGTGAGAAAGTAATTGTAATAAGGCAGGTGGATCAGAACTGGTACGAGGGCAAGATCCCAGACACAACTAAACAGGGCATCTTTCCCGTGTCCTACGTTGACATCATGAAGCGCTCCCCGTCCAAGAGCTCCACCCACCACACAGACTCACGTGGTCACCCTGGCATCAGGACTCCAAGCAGTACGCCCGTCAAG CCTTTCTACCATCTACCTCCATCAACCACCACATGTGActtcccctcccctctcccctcgTTGAGAAAGCCTGACCTGCAAACTATCACCA cGACTAGTACAAGATGCACTGCAAGGCGGAGGAGACCC ATACCAGGTCTTGTACAACTACATGCCTCGCAACGAGGACGAGCTGGAGCTGAGGGAGAGCGACATCGTCGATGTGATGGAGAAATGTGA